The following coding sequences lie in one Musa acuminata AAA Group cultivar baxijiao chromosome BXJ1-8, Cavendish_Baxijiao_AAA, whole genome shotgun sequence genomic window:
- the LOC103994805 gene encoding uncharacterized protein LOC103994805 yields MDWYSWLLQTNLDPDLVYEYSLLLASNELEEDDVAHFDHEFLQSMGISIAKHRLEMLKLAKRGKTKSSSRPVSLLLVAVTKTKNCIARYFRSFINHDASPIVVVPRSSYFDGGGPKSDMLKRNKGMSRIKQGRVTLYMAPQAMAYKESKDRKEDSYRGSSGEETRWESMFQDLKPT; encoded by the coding sequence ATGGACTGGTACTCCTGGCTTCTTCAAACCAACCTCGATCCCGACCTCGTCTACGAGTACTCGCTGCTCCTAGCGAGCAACGAGCTCGAGGAGGACGATGTTGCGCACTTCGACCACGAGTTCCTTCAGAGCATGGGCATCTCCATTGCTAAGCACAGGCTCGAGATGCTTAAGCTAGCCAAAAGGGGTAAGACAAAGTCGTCGTCGCGCCCCGTCTCTTTGCTTCTCGTCGCTGTCACCAAGACCAAGAATTGCATCGCGAGGTACTTCCGATCGTTCATCAATCATGACGCTTCGCCCATCGTCGTCGTCCCGAGGTCGTCCTACTTCGATGGAGGAGGGCCGAAGAGTGATATGTTGAAGAGGAACAAGGGGATGTCGCGTATCAAGCAAGGGAGGGTGACGCTTTATATGGCACCACAAGCCATGGCCTATAAGGAGAGTAAGGACAGAAAAGAGGACAGCTACCGAGGGAGCAGCGGAGAGGAGACCAGGTGGGAGTCCATGTTTCAGGACCTGAAACCTACTTAA